A region of Paenibacillus sp. 37 DNA encodes the following proteins:
- a CDS encoding response regulator transcription factor codes for MRSTILIVDDDEKIVSMLRRGLAFEGYEVQTASNGAEGLSKLMDKEPDIVVLDVMMPQIDGFEVCRRLREAGSKVPVLMLTAKDEVQSRVTGLDTGADDYLVKPFALEELLARVRALLRRKSDSGGTPDNRLMYEDIILDNDSREVLRDGQRLELTAKEFELLNLFMQNPRRVLSRDLIMDKIWGYDYSGESNVLEVYIAMLRQKTEEYGGKRLIQTIRGAGYILRGDS; via the coding sequence ATGCGCTCAACTATTTTGATTGTCGATGATGACGAAAAAATTGTGTCCATGCTTCGCCGGGGGCTGGCTTTTGAAGGATATGAGGTACAGACGGCTTCCAATGGAGCCGAAGGCCTCAGCAAACTGATGGACAAGGAACCGGACATCGTTGTGCTGGATGTGATGATGCCGCAGATTGACGGATTTGAGGTATGTCGCAGATTGAGAGAAGCAGGCAGCAAAGTGCCTGTGCTAATGCTGACGGCCAAGGATGAAGTACAGAGCCGGGTGACCGGACTGGACACAGGAGCCGATGACTACCTTGTAAAACCTTTTGCGCTGGAAGAATTATTGGCACGTGTCCGCGCATTGCTCCGCCGAAAGTCTGATAGTGGGGGCACGCCGGACAACCGCTTAATGTATGAAGATATCATTTTGGACAATGACTCACGCGAAGTTTTGCGAGATGGGCAGCGTCTGGAGCTGACTGCCAAAGAATTCGAGCTGTTGAATCTGTTCATGCAAAATCCAAGACGGGTCCTATCTCGCGATCTGATTATGGATAAAATCTGGGGTTATGATTACAGCGGCGAATCTAACGTGCTCGAAGTGTACATTGCCATGCTCAGACAGAAGACCGAAGAATACGGTGGCAAGCGTCTAATCCAGACCATCCGGGGAGCCGGCTATATCCTGAGAGGTGACTCCTGA
- a CDS encoding sensor histidine kinase: MSIRLRLTAWYSGILAAVLIFWGVVIYAFVYFNSYQEVEQQLKVKSTRITEQIGVNPLSQSLDLDPFTESQLQEAQIYIQLWDYQSRSGRISGNMEKLQIQFPVLKANEILKKRGISKIYVDGTPFLVNQLPLSLQGTNEVRGILQVGANVSSQERLLEALLNILVFGWLVAMALAITSGLVLARKSMRPLVTVIDAANQIQSGDDLSVRIQYAGPKDEIGRLIETVNNMLERTELSFRGLEETNAAQRRFVSDASHELRTPLTTIRGNVDFLKKLWDQEGTDRPNLDEETVKQMSLEAIEDMADEGKRMSRLISDMLSLARADTGQKIELNPIPLQILVQEVARRAQFLDRQADWLPGDFSILNGIYVNGSKDYLQQMLFIFIENAFKYTPEGSVTLDAVLYKGQVGLRISDTGIGMDRDEVPFIFDRFYRADESRGATPGIGLGLSIAKWIIEEHHGSVEVVTRRGEGTTFIIWLPVVFAPPIE, encoded by the coding sequence ATGTCCATCCGGTTAAGACTAACCGCATGGTATTCTGGCATTTTGGCGGCTGTGCTTATTTTTTGGGGCGTTGTAATCTATGCCTTTGTGTATTTTAACTCCTATCAGGAAGTCGAACAGCAACTGAAAGTGAAGAGTACCCGGATTACGGAGCAGATCGGTGTTAATCCTCTTTCACAGTCGTTGGATCTGGACCCATTTACAGAGAGTCAGCTTCAGGAGGCACAAATCTATATTCAACTCTGGGATTATCAGAGTCGCTCAGGCAGAATTTCGGGTAATATGGAGAAACTGCAGATTCAGTTTCCGGTATTAAAAGCCAATGAGATACTTAAAAAGCGAGGCATATCCAAGATCTATGTGGATGGAACGCCGTTTCTGGTGAATCAGCTCCCCCTTTCTCTTCAGGGAACCAATGAAGTACGTGGAATTCTTCAGGTTGGTGCGAATGTAAGTTCACAAGAGCGCTTGCTGGAAGCGTTGCTTAATATTTTGGTTTTTGGCTGGCTGGTAGCGATGGCATTGGCTATAACCTCAGGCCTTGTGCTGGCCCGCAAGTCGATGCGTCCGCTCGTGACTGTCATTGATGCCGCCAATCAGATTCAATCTGGAGATGACTTAAGTGTACGTATTCAATATGCTGGGCCGAAGGATGAGATTGGGCGTCTGATTGAAACGGTGAATAATATGCTTGAACGTACAGAATTGTCATTCCGTGGTTTGGAGGAGACAAATGCTGCCCAGCGCCGCTTTGTATCCGATGCATCGCATGAACTGCGTACGCCGCTGACCACCATTCGCGGGAACGTAGACTTCCTGAAGAAGCTGTGGGATCAGGAGGGAACCGACCGACCGAATCTGGATGAGGAGACTGTCAAGCAAATGTCGCTGGAAGCCATTGAAGACATGGCGGACGAGGGAAAACGTATGAGCAGGCTGATCAGCGACATGTTATCGCTGGCGAGAGCGGATACGGGTCAGAAAATTGAACTGAATCCGATCCCGCTGCAGATACTCGTACAGGAAGTGGCACGCAGAGCACAATTTCTGGATCGTCAGGCAGACTGGCTTCCAGGAGATTTTTCCATCCTTAACGGCATTTATGTGAACGGTAGCAAGGACTATCTGCAACAGATGTTGTTTATTTTCATTGAAAATGCGTTTAAATACACACCTGAAGGCTCTGTGACGCTGGATGCCGTATTATACAAAGGTCAGGTGGGACTACGCATCAGCGACACCGGTATTGGGATGGATCGGGACGAAGTGCCGTTCATCTTTGATCGCTTCTATCGGGCAGACGAATCCCGCGGGGCTACACCGGGCATAGGTCTGGGACTTTCGATTGCGAAGTGGATTATTGAGGAACACCATGGATCGGTTGAGGTTGTGACCAGACGTGGAGAAGGAACCACCTTTATTATCTGGTTGCCGGTTGTCTTTGCTCCGCCTATCGAATAA
- a CDS encoding 4-hydroxy-3-methylbut-2-enyl diphosphate reductase, with amino-acid sequence MEVLRISPRGYCYGVVDAMVLARQAARNLDLPRPIYILGMIVHNQHVTDSFEDEGIITLDGPNRMDILSQVESGTIIFTAHGVSPEVRKLARDKGLTTVDATCPDVTKTHDLIREKTAEGYQIIYIGKRNHPEPEGAVGVAPDLVHLIEKEEEIEELNVSPGKILITNQTTMSQWDIKHIMSRLLEKFPGAEIHNEICLATQVRQEAVAEQAGQADLVIVVGDPRSNNSNRLAQVSEEIAGVTAYRVSDVSEIQQEWLKGVNKVAVTSGASTPTPITKEVILYLEQYEHDKPETWEIKRTVNMSKLLPPVREKTRTP; translated from the coding sequence GTGGAAGTACTACGAATTTCGCCGCGGGGATATTGTTACGGCGTTGTGGATGCGATGGTGCTCGCGCGTCAAGCGGCACGCAATCTGGATTTACCACGACCTATTTATATATTGGGTATGATTGTGCATAACCAACATGTGACGGATTCCTTTGAAGATGAAGGTATTATTACATTGGATGGTCCGAACCGGATGGATATTTTGAGCCAAGTGGAGAGTGGCACGATTATTTTCACAGCTCATGGTGTATCTCCTGAAGTGCGCAAGTTGGCACGGGACAAAGGATTGACAACAGTGGATGCAACATGCCCTGATGTCACCAAGACCCATGATCTCATTCGGGAGAAGACGGCAGAGGGTTATCAGATCATCTATATCGGCAAAAGGAATCATCCTGAACCAGAAGGTGCCGTTGGTGTTGCACCAGATCTTGTTCATCTGATCGAGAAGGAAGAAGAGATCGAAGAACTGAACGTATCTCCAGGCAAAATCCTTATTACGAATCAGACCACGATGAGCCAGTGGGATATCAAACACATCATGAGCCGTCTGCTAGAGAAGTTTCCGGGCGCAGAGATTCATAATGAGATTTGCCTTGCAACTCAGGTTCGTCAGGAAGCTGTCGCGGAACAGGCAGGTCAAGCGGACCTGGTTATCGTGGTGGGTGATCCTCGCAGCAATAACTCTAACCGTCTGGCACAAGTGTCGGAGGAGATTGCGGGTGTTACGGCCTACCGTGTATCTGATGTTTCCGAGATTCAGCAAGAATGGCTCAAAGGTGTAAATAAGGTGGCGGTTACTTCGGGTGCATCAACACCAACACCGATCACGAAGGAAGTCATCCTTTACCTGGAGCAGTATGAACATGACAAGCCGGAGACGTGGGAGATCAAACGTACCGTGAACATGAGCAAACTGTTGCCTCCAGTTAGAGAAAAAACACGTACACCTTAG
- the aroF gene encoding 3-deoxy-7-phosphoheptulonate synthase, protein MIVIAGKATPEEQIQDIVAVIEKEGLQVHISRGEDRTIIGLIGKVEPKMQEHLRQMKGVENVVKISKSYKLASRDFHPEDTVISIKGVDIGGKELVVMGGPCAVESAAQIDEIAGLVKAAGGQVLRGGAFKPRTGPYSFQGTGVEGLIMMAEAGKKHDLLTITEVMTPEYVDICAEYADILQVGTRNMQNFDLLRKLGECGKPVLLKRGFSATYDELLNAAEYILAGGNPNVMLCERGIRTFESYTRNTLDLSAIPVLQSLSHLPVISDPSHGTGRRELVEPMTKASVAAGANGLIIEMHTDPDNSMTGDGVQSLFPDQFANLLQDLEKLAPIVGKSFSTAKQPAEFFPARVGV, encoded by the coding sequence ATGATCGTTATTGCAGGCAAAGCTACACCGGAGGAACAGATTCAGGATATCGTTGCAGTTATTGAAAAAGAAGGGCTTCAGGTGCATATCTCTCGCGGAGAGGATCGTACTATCATTGGTTTGATTGGCAAAGTTGAACCTAAAATGCAAGAGCATCTTCGCCAAATGAAAGGTGTCGAGAATGTTGTGAAAATCTCGAAATCCTACAAATTGGCAAGCCGTGACTTCCATCCGGAAGATACGGTGATCTCCATCAAAGGTGTGGATATCGGCGGAAAAGAACTTGTCGTCATGGGTGGACCATGTGCAGTTGAATCCGCTGCGCAGATTGATGAGATTGCGGGGCTTGTGAAAGCTGCTGGTGGGCAAGTGTTACGTGGTGGTGCATTCAAGCCGCGTACAGGTCCTTACAGCTTCCAGGGAACGGGCGTAGAGGGATTGATCATGATGGCGGAAGCAGGCAAGAAACATGATCTGCTGACCATTACAGAAGTCATGACACCTGAGTATGTGGATATTTGCGCCGAGTACGCAGATATTCTGCAAGTAGGTACACGTAACATGCAGAACTTTGACCTGCTCCGCAAATTGGGCGAGTGTGGCAAACCGGTATTGTTGAAACGTGGCTTCAGTGCGACATACGATGAATTGTTGAATGCGGCTGAATACATTCTTGCGGGTGGTAACCCAAATGTCATGCTGTGTGAACGTGGTATTCGTACGTTTGAATCCTACACACGGAATACGCTGGATCTGTCCGCGATCCCTGTTCTGCAGTCTCTCAGCCATTTGCCGGTTATTTCTGACCCGAGCCATGGTACTGGACGACGTGAACTGGTGGAACCGATGACAAAAGCTTCCGTTGCTGCGGGTGCCAATGGCCTGATCATTGAAATGCATACCGATCCGGATAACTCCATGACAGGAGACGGTGTGCAATCCTTGTTCCCTGACCAATTCGCCAACCTGTTGCAGGATCTGGAGAAATTGGCACCAATCGTGGGTAAATCATTCAGCACAGCCAAACAACCGGCAGAATTTTTCCCGGCACGTGTAGGCGTATAA
- the glnA gene encoding type I glutamate--ammonia ligase, with product MSVENVLKSIQENNIEWVDFRFVDLAGRAHHISLPASAVDADTFTNGVAFDGSSIQGFRGIEESDMVMMPDPEATYVDPFTAHPTLNVMCDIFTPDGERYERDPRSIAVKAEAYLQESGVGTAAFFAPESEFFIFDDVRYESGTNSSSYYVDSEEASWNTNRKEEGGNLGFKVRTKGGYVPVAPVDTQQDIRSEMCRLLEEAGLSIERHHHEVATAGQAEINFRFDTLKKTADNLLAYKYIVHNTARQYGKVATFMPKPLFGDNGSGMHVHQSIFDGDSPLFYDKAGYANLSEMALHYIGGILYHAPALIALTNPSTNSFKRLVPGYEAPVNLVYSKGNRSAAVRIPVAAVTPKGCRIEFRTPDSTANPYLAFSAMLMAGLDGIKRKINPTELGYGPLDKNIYDLSDADKENIRSVPASLEEALDALAADNEFLTEGGVFTKEFIENYINLKRDEAKAVAIRIHPHEYSLYFDC from the coding sequence ATGTCGGTTGAAAACGTATTGAAATCAATTCAAGAGAACAACATCGAGTGGGTAGATTTTCGTTTTGTAGATTTAGCTGGTCGTGCACATCACATTTCCTTGCCAGCTTCGGCTGTTGATGCAGACACGTTCACAAATGGAGTAGCTTTTGACGGTTCTTCTATCCAAGGTTTCCGCGGAATTGAAGAGTCCGATATGGTTATGATGCCAGACCCTGAAGCGACTTATGTCGATCCGTTCACTGCACACCCTACATTAAATGTTATGTGTGATATCTTCACTCCGGACGGCGAGCGTTATGAGCGTGACCCACGTAGCATCGCTGTTAAGGCAGAAGCTTATTTGCAAGAAAGCGGTGTAGGTACAGCGGCATTCTTCGCACCTGAATCCGAGTTCTTCATTTTCGACGATGTACGTTATGAGAGCGGTACGAACAGCTCTTCCTACTACGTAGATTCCGAAGAAGCTTCATGGAACACGAACCGCAAAGAAGAAGGCGGAAACCTGGGCTTCAAAGTACGCACTAAAGGTGGATATGTTCCAGTAGCACCAGTAGATACACAACAAGATATTCGTAGCGAAATGTGTCGCCTTTTGGAAGAAGCAGGCCTGTCGATTGAGCGTCATCACCATGAAGTGGCGACAGCGGGTCAAGCTGAAATCAACTTCCGTTTTGATACACTGAAGAAAACAGCAGATAACCTGCTTGCATACAAATACATCGTGCACAACACTGCACGTCAATATGGTAAAGTAGCAACATTCATGCCAAAACCATTGTTCGGTGATAATGGTAGCGGAATGCACGTTCACCAATCCATCTTTGATGGCGATTCCCCATTGTTCTATGACAAAGCAGGATATGCTAACCTGAGTGAAATGGCATTGCACTACATCGGAGGTATCTTGTACCATGCTCCGGCACTGATCGCTTTGACTAACCCTAGTACAAACTCATTCAAACGTCTTGTACCTGGTTACGAAGCACCGGTTAACCTGGTTTACTCCAAAGGTAACCGTTCCGCAGCAGTTCGTATTCCGGTTGCAGCTGTGACACCAAAAGGTTGTCGTATCGAGTTCCGTACACCAGACTCCACAGCTAACCCATACTTGGCATTCTCCGCGATGTTGATGGCTGGTCTGGATGGAATCAAACGCAAAATCAACCCAACTGAGCTTGGATATGGTCCGCTCGATAAAAACATCTATGACCTGTCTGATGCAGATAAAGAAAACATCCGCAGTGTGCCAGCTTCCCTCGAAGAAGCACTTGATGCATTGGCAGCTGATAACGAGTTCTTGACTGAAGGCGGCGTATTCACAAAAGAATTCATTGAAAACTACATCAACCTCAAACGTGATGAAGCGAAAGCAGTAGCGATTCGCATTCATCCACACGAGTACAGCCTCTACTTCGACTGCTAA
- the serC gene encoding 3-phosphoserine/phosphohydroxythreonine transaminase, whose protein sequence is MTKRAYNFNAGPAALPLEVLERAQAEFVDFRNTGMSIMEMSHRGAVYESVHNEAQERLLSLLGNPKGYKVLFLQGGASTQFAMLPMNLLGAGQTASYVMTGSWAKKALSEAKLIGETHVAASSEAEKFMKLPDVSNLSLPERTAYVHLTSNETIEGTQFKSFPDTGSVPLIADMSSDIFCKPFDLNQFGMIYAGAQKNLGPSGITVVIAREELVSDSPKTIPTMLRYSTHVDNNSLYNTPPSFSVYMVNEVLKWIEEQGGLAGIEQKNTKKAELLYNTIDASGDFYRGCVETEDRSLMNVTFRLASEELEKKFIKASEEEGFVGLKGHRSVGGLRASIYNAAPYESVKALTDFMSHFQKING, encoded by the coding sequence GTGACAAAAAGAGCGTATAATTTTAATGCAGGACCTGCGGCGTTGCCACTTGAGGTACTGGAGCGTGCACAGGCGGAATTTGTAGATTTTCGTAATACAGGCATGTCGATTATGGAGATGTCTCACCGTGGAGCGGTGTACGAGTCTGTACATAATGAAGCTCAGGAGCGCTTGTTGTCGCTTCTAGGCAATCCAAAAGGATACAAGGTTCTCTTTCTGCAGGGCGGTGCAAGCACTCAGTTCGCGATGTTGCCAATGAACCTGCTCGGTGCAGGGCAGACTGCAAGTTACGTGATGACTGGCAGCTGGGCCAAAAAGGCTCTGTCTGAGGCGAAGTTGATCGGCGAGACACATGTTGCTGCATCTTCAGAAGCAGAGAAGTTTATGAAATTGCCGGACGTTTCGAATCTGAGTTTGCCAGAACGTACGGCTTATGTACATCTGACTTCCAACGAAACAATTGAAGGTACGCAATTCAAGTCGTTCCCGGATACCGGTTCAGTACCTCTGATTGCGGACATGTCGAGTGATATTTTCTGTAAACCATTTGATCTTAATCAGTTCGGCATGATCTACGCGGGTGCACAGAAGAACCTGGGTCCATCCGGAATTACGGTTGTAATTGCTCGTGAGGAACTGGTGAGCGATTCGCCTAAAACGATTCCAACCATGCTTCGTTACAGCACACATGTAGATAACAACTCCCTGTACAATACGCCGCCATCCTTCTCGGTATATATGGTGAATGAAGTATTGAAATGGATTGAAGAACAGGGCGGACTGGCTGGTATTGAGCAAAAAAATACGAAAAAAGCGGAATTGCTCTATAACACAATTGACGCTTCCGGCGATTTCTACCGTGGTTGTGTGGAAACAGAAGATCGTTCCCTGATGAATGTAACCTTCCGTCTTGCTTCTGAGGAACTGGAGAAAAAGTTCATCAAGGCATCAGAGGAAGAAGGATTTGTAGGTCTGAAAGGACATCGCAGTGTGGGTGGTCTCCGTGCCTCCATTTATAATGCTGCTCCTTATGAGAGTGTTAAGGCACTGACAGACTTTATGAGCCACTTCCAGAAGATAAATGGATAA
- the trmL gene encoding tRNA (uridine(34)/cytosine(34)/5-carboxymethylaminomethyluridine(34)-2'-O)-methyltransferase TrmL, translating into MALHIVLVEPEIPANTGNISRTCAATGTHLHLVRPLGFRTDDATLKRAGLDYWHAVHIEYHDSFAEVQEKYPEGRFFYATTKAKNRYSDFNFQDGDFLVFGKETKGLPPELIAANPDTCMKMPMTGDVRSLNLSNSAAIIVYEALRQLNFPGLEG; encoded by the coding sequence ATGGCTTTACACATCGTTCTGGTTGAACCAGAAATTCCGGCGAACACAGGCAATATTTCGCGTACTTGTGCGGCAACCGGTACCCATCTGCATCTCGTACGTCCACTTGGATTTCGAACAGATGATGCTACATTGAAACGTGCAGGGCTGGACTACTGGCATGCTGTTCATATTGAATACCACGACTCCTTTGCTGAGGTTCAGGAAAAATATCCGGAAGGTCGTTTCTTCTACGCAACTACGAAGGCCAAGAACCGATACAGTGATTTTAATTTTCAGGATGGAGATTTCCTCGTGTTTGGTAAAGAGACTAAAGGCCTGCCACCTGAATTAATTGCTGCGAATCCCGATACATGCATGAAAATGCCAATGACTGGTGACGTTAGATCATTAAATCTGTCCAATTCGGCAGCAATTATTGTATATGAAGCGTTGCGCCAGCTCAATTTCCCGGGGTTAGAAGGATAA
- a CDS encoding AbrB/MazE/SpoVT family DNA-binding domain-containing protein, producing the protein MKPAGVVRKVDQLGRIVLPKSLRKRYQMNEGDPVEILVQGDHIILERYRPKCIFCGSIEEVNEFKERYICAQCLDEMTQLPQHG; encoded by the coding sequence ATGAAGCCAGCTGGAGTAGTTCGCAAAGTTGACCAATTAGGTAGGATCGTATTGCCTAAATCTTTGCGTAAAAGGTATCAAATGAATGAGGGAGATCCTGTAGAAATCTTAGTACAAGGGGACCATATTATCTTGGAGAGATATCGTCCAAAATGTATTTTCTGCGGATCCATCGAGGAAGTCAACGAGTTCAAAGAGCGTTACATATGCGCACAATGTTTAGATGAAATGACTCAGCTTCCACAACACGGATAA
- a CDS encoding serine hydrolase domain-containing protein — translation MSEQLKGFIHSITEQQLNVFSIRILQKGHLLAHWDRDKDQRRVQHSISKSFTCMAVGLALEEGLIHLDATLGDYFSYHHVPSAQRNLPSPQELKLRDLLRMSSGHDSPPLWADERASLTEKDWAKYYMSLPLDRVPGEQFTYSSGDTFMISAMLQAATGQTVKDYLTPRLFDRLGIHDVEWETSPLGVTLGCAGLWISNEELSRFGQLLLQEGFWEGRQLVPADWIRQATSQQIETTGDGDWGKGYGYQFWMCSHDAYRADGAYGQLCIVIPSKEAVICINSEEENMQGILNAVWNEVLPLYTQR, via the coding sequence ATGTCTGAGCAACTCAAAGGTTTCATTCATTCGATTACGGAGCAACAATTGAACGTTTTTTCCATTCGTATATTACAAAAAGGGCATCTGCTTGCCCATTGGGACCGGGATAAGGATCAGCGCAGGGTACAACATTCCATCAGTAAATCCTTCACGTGTATGGCCGTTGGTCTTGCGCTTGAAGAAGGTCTGATACATCTGGATGCGACACTTGGTGATTATTTCTCTTATCATCATGTACCCTCTGCACAGCGCAATCTCCCATCGCCGCAGGAATTGAAACTACGTGATCTTCTCCGAATGTCTTCGGGTCATGACTCTCCCCCTCTTTGGGCTGATGAGCGAGCTTCATTGACCGAAAAGGACTGGGCGAAATATTATATGTCTCTGCCTCTGGACCGGGTACCTGGAGAACAATTTACCTATAGCAGTGGGGATACATTTATGATCTCAGCCATGCTACAGGCTGCTACCGGCCAAACCGTGAAAGATTACCTGACTCCACGGTTATTTGATCGACTTGGCATCCATGATGTAGAGTGGGAAACCTCTCCACTCGGCGTAACACTTGGCTGTGCAGGTCTTTGGATAAGTAATGAGGAACTGAGTCGATTTGGACAGTTACTGCTGCAGGAGGGCTTTTGGGAGGGCAGACAGCTTGTTCCTGCGGATTGGATTCGACAGGCTACGTCCCAGCAGATCGAAACGACTGGAGACGGTGATTGGGGAAAAGGTTACGGGTATCAGTTCTGGATGTGTTCCCATGATGCTTACCGCGCCGATGGCGCCTATGGTCAGTTGTGTATCGTAATTCCCTCAAAGGAAGCTGTCATATGTATTAATAGTGAGGAAGAAAATATGCAAGGCATCCTGAATGCCGTCTGGAATGAGGTTTTACCCCTTTACACCCAGCGTTAG
- a CDS encoding alpha/beta hydrolase has product MAHITIETGSPTLCMNTSIHVVSSDSGETSGGTLYLLHGAGDNASTWQRLTTIEMYAAQYGCTIIMPEANRSYYTDMEYGLNYFHYITQELPEICKRLLNLNPDPEKTYVAGLSMGGYGALKCGLTYPERYRKVVSLSGVTDIQTRLHDPHMPATMIKEMKAVFGECLQVKADQDIYALSAKLLEQGVPLPDILSCCGDSDPFVEMNRDYARYMQGTAFDFRYVETPGAHEWKFWEHHLRTMFDFLYNDKTIVE; this is encoded by the coding sequence ATGGCACATATAACGATCGAAACTGGATCGCCAACCTTATGCATGAATACCAGCATACATGTTGTGTCCAGTGACTCCGGAGAGACTTCAGGCGGTACACTATATCTGTTGCACGGGGCAGGCGATAATGCGAGTACCTGGCAGCGGTTAACCACAATTGAGATGTATGCAGCGCAATATGGCTGTACTATCATTATGCCGGAAGCGAATCGAAGCTATTACACCGATATGGAATACGGCCTGAATTACTTCCACTACATCACTCAGGAGTTACCTGAAATATGCAAGCGTCTGCTCAATCTGAATCCTGATCCGGAGAAAACATACGTCGCCGGTTTATCCATGGGTGGATATGGTGCGCTGAAATGTGGACTAACTTATCCAGAGCGATATCGCAAAGTAGTGTCTCTATCCGGCGTAACGGATATCCAGACACGACTCCATGATCCCCATATGCCAGCGACCATGATCAAGGAAATGAAAGCGGTTTTTGGAGAATGTTTACAGGTGAAAGCCGATCAGGATATTTACGCACTGTCGGCCAAGCTGCTTGAACAGGGTGTTCCTTTACCGGATATCCTCAGTTGCTGTGGCGATAGTGACCCCTTCGTAGAGATGAATCGCGACTATGCGAGATACATGCAAGGGACTGCCTTTGATTTTCGGTATGTGGAGACGCCGGGGGCTCATGAATGGAAATTTTGGGAGCACCACCTGAGAACAATGTTTGATTTTCTGTACAACGACAAGACCATAGTAGAGTGA
- a CDS encoding ABC transporter permease, which yields MKPAAEGPSKKLKGNVKGSSLWTEIWKHRMTYTLLIPGLVWLILFAYMPMGGLSLAFKDYKANLGIWGSPWSGFENFKYVFRDPTFIDAVWRTLYINILKLIIQFPFPIILALLLNELRMRRGKKLFQTVLTFPHFLSWIIVSGVVINVLAYDGLVNSALGLLGLPTINFLGSESNFVPMLLLTDIWKSSGWGAIIFLAAISGIDQDQYESAQIDGASRMQQMFKITLPNILPTITIMFILSVGGLMSSGFDQIFNLANAATKNVSEVLDVYIYRITFQSSTDFSFSTAVSLFRSLVNMALLLLADRFAKWLGGDGLFR from the coding sequence GTGAAACCTGCAGCCGAAGGACCTAGCAAAAAGCTGAAGGGAAACGTGAAGGGCAGTTCGCTCTGGACTGAAATCTGGAAGCACCGAATGACATACACCCTGCTTATTCCGGGGCTTGTCTGGCTAATTCTGTTTGCCTACATGCCGATGGGTGGCCTGTCTCTGGCATTCAAAGATTACAAGGCCAACCTGGGCATCTGGGGAAGTCCATGGAGCGGATTCGAGAACTTCAAATATGTTTTCCGTGATCCAACCTTTATCGATGCAGTATGGCGTACGCTGTACATCAATATTCTGAAACTGATTATTCAGTTCCCGTTCCCGATCATTCTGGCGCTGTTGCTGAATGAATTGCGGATGCGCAGAGGGAAAAAATTGTTCCAAACCGTTCTTACATTCCCGCACTTCCTGTCCTGGATCATCGTATCCGGGGTAGTCATCAATGTGCTGGCATATGACGGACTGGTAAACAGCGCGCTCGGATTACTCGGATTGCCAACGATTAACTTCCTGGGGTCTGAATCCAACTTTGTACCAATGTTGCTGTTAACTGATATTTGGAAATCAAGTGGATGGGGCGCGATTATATTCCTGGCTGCCATTTCCGGTATTGATCAGGATCAGTATGAATCAGCACAGATTGACGGGGCTTCCCGTATGCAACAGATGTTCAAAATAACTTTACCGAACATCCTTCCAACCATCACAATCATGTTTATTCTCTCGGTTGGTGGATTGATGTCTTCCGGGTTTGACCAGATCTTCAACTTGGCAAATGCGGCTACCAAAAATGTATCGGAAGTACTCGATGTATATATCTATCGGATTACGTTCCAGTCATCTACCGATTTCTCATTCTCGACAGCGGTCAGCTTGTTCCGTTCCCTGGTGAATATGGCCTTGCTGCTTCTTGCTGACAGATTTGCCAAGTGGCTTGGCGGAGACGGTTTGTTCCGATAA